In Mycoplasma sp. OR1901, the following are encoded in one genomic region:
- the holA gene encoding DNA polymerase III subunit delta — MKNIIFIYGDEEYFINNKIDELKSTFSEENIISFKDDFTISELIETTSSFGLFASQKLIIVNDFELINTKKLKKIQEHFISSLINLLNNNHLHKIVFVNKKNTFEKNDFTKFLIDNTRVFNFQKLDSKSIINFIISYIGSKGAKISFSDATFLSSKLPNNLSIIVNEIDKMLKFTKDINYRIISNNIFNYALDDSFAFMNAIETNNLKSIYQKYKERFNEGDDIPLLVAQLRNIFGSIYKVHILNIKLKMNVFEIANELKMQDWRVKKFIKLLNIYGIEKVKRILLNLSKVDIESKSLGVENYEIFETFLVTNFSK, encoded by the coding sequence ATGAAAAATATAATATTTATATATGGTGATGAAGAATATTTTATAAATAATAAAATTGATGAATTAAAATCTACATTTTCAGAGGAAAATATAATTAGTTTTAAAGATGACTTTACAATAAGTGAACTAATCGAAACTACTTCTAGTTTTGGTTTATTTGCTTCGCAAAAATTGATAATAGTAAATGATTTTGAGTTGATAAATACTAAAAAACTTAAAAAAATACAAGAACACTTTATAAGTTCTTTAATAAATCTATTAAATAACAATCACTTACATAAAATAGTTTTTGTTAATAAGAAAAATACATTTGAAAAAAATGATTTCACAAAATTTTTAATAGATAATACAAGAGTTTTTAACTTCCAAAAATTAGATTCAAAATCTATTATTAATTTTATTATTTCATACATTGGATCTAAAGGGGCTAAAATCAGTTTTTCTGATGCAACATTTTTATCTAGTAAGTTGCCTAATAATTTATCAATAATTGTTAATGAGATCGATAAAATGCTTAAATTTACTAAAGACATAAATTACCGTATTATAAGTAATAATATTTTTAATTATGCTTTAGATGATTCCTTCGCTTTTATGAATGCGATTGAAACCAATAATTTAAAAAGTATTTACCAAAAATATAAAGAAAGATTTAATGAAGGTGATGATATACCTTTATTAGTTGCACAGTTGAGAAATATTTTTGGCTCAATTTATAAAGTACATATTCTTAATATTAAATTAAAAATGAACGTTTTCGAAATTGCTAACGAGTTAAAGATGCAAGATTGAAGAGTTAAAAAGTTTATTAAATTACTTAATATTTATGGGATAGAAAAAGTAAAAAGAATTTTACTAAATTTATCTAAAGTTGATATAGAATCAAAAAGTTTAGGAGTAGAAAACTATGAAATATTTGAAACATTCTTGGTCACAAACTTCTCAAAATAA
- a CDS encoding nucleotidyltransferase has protein sequence MQDTKKQRIIGVVVEYNPFHNGHAYQLEWIKNKFPDSKIYVAISHKYSQRGEIICTSFWKRKYIAKKYGVSKFIKLDVNISSQAAHIFAQKSIEKLYQKGINTLVFGSETSDVNIFIKIARTIKDNKEEYNKLIKKYLKQGGNSFPRAANLALNEIAGVDISMPNDILGLEYVKTIIDNNYDIEPFCHDRTVEFHSDNTKGKFASASKIRAMLKENQDVSEYTPMKLKGIKKRFLIENTYPKFKKIVSILKSEEIAQFKMISEGMENLFKKNIHHDNYFDFIESCVSKRYTRSRIKRAYLFVLLKIKK, from the coding sequence ATGCAAGATACAAAAAAACAAAGAATAATTGGAGTAGTGGTTGAATATAACCCATTTCACAACGGTCATGCTTACCAATTAGAATGGATAAAAAATAAATTTCCAGACTCAAAAATTTATGTAGCCATATCACATAAATACTCCCAAAGGGGAGAAATCATATGCACTTCTTTTTGAAAGAGAAAATATATCGCAAAAAAATATGGGGTTTCAAAATTTATTAAGTTGGATGTTAATATTTCCTCACAAGCAGCTCACATTTTTGCTCAAAAAAGTATTGAGAAACTTTACCAAAAAGGTATAAACACACTTGTTTTTGGTAGTGAAACAAGCGATGTTAATATTTTTATAAAAATTGCTCGAACTATAAAAGATAATAAAGAAGAATATAACAAACTCATTAAAAAATATCTTAAACAAGGCGGAAATAGCTTCCCTAGAGCGGCAAACTTAGCTCTTAATGAAATAGCAGGCGTAGATATTAGCATGCCAAATGATATATTGGGTTTAGAATATGTCAAAACAATAATTGATAACAATTATGATATTGAACCATTTTGTCATGATAGAACCGTTGAATTTCATTCAGATAATACAAAAGGGAAATTTGCAAGTGCAAGTAAAATAAGAGCAATGCTTAAAGAAAATCAAGATGTATCCGAATATACGCCAATGAAATTAAAAGGAATTAAAAAAAGATTTTTAATTGAAAATACATACCCTAAATTTAAAAAAATAGTTTCAATCCTTAAAAGTGAAGAAATAGCTCAATTTAAAATGATCTCTGAAGGTATGGAAAATCTATTTAAAAAAAACATACACCACGATAATTACTTTGATTTCATTGAATCGTGTGTAAGTAAAAGATATACAAGAAGTAGAATAAAAAGAGCATACTTATTTGTGCTCTTAAAAATTAAGAAATAA
- the rpmF gene encoding 50S ribosomal protein L32 → MAIVPKRKTSKQRKHKRQTHSALDVPNLVECKNCSKMIEQHVVCKFCGFYAGKKVANFQALNDRIQK, encoded by the coding sequence ATGGCAATTGTACCAAAACGTAAAACATCAAAACAACGTAAACATAAAAGACAAACTCACAGTGCACTAGATGTTCCAAACTTAGTAGAATGCAAAAATTGTTCAAAAATGATTGAACAACACGTAGTTTGCAAATTTTGTGGTTTTTACGCCGGAAAGAAAGTCGCAAACTTTCAAGCATTAAATGACAGAATTCAAAAATAA
- the ruvA gene encoding Holliday junction branch migration protein RuvA, which produces MILYKIGEIVYKNKNNLIFESKGDGYMLNVPNLDRFEVGQKIKLYIYEHSNDYVKKYFGFKDFKERILFLDLIAIDKIGPKIGLNILEKGWEAIAIAIANDNWTVLSECAFVSEKTAKLICVELKEKWSKMIKKEDLKVNEESKKMNELKETLIMLGFKKKEIDYALSNIKEKNNIDKMVEEGINLITINYKNANQGTQTK; this is translated from the coding sequence ATGATACTTTATAAAATTGGTGAAATTGTATACAAAAATAAAAATAATTTAATATTCGAAAGTAAAGGTGACGGTTACATGCTAAATGTACCTAACTTAGACAGATTTGAAGTAGGACAAAAAATAAAATTATATATTTATGAACATAGCAATGATTATGTTAAAAAATATTTTGGCTTTAAAGATTTTAAAGAAAGGATTTTATTTTTAGATTTAATTGCTATAGATAAGATAGGACCTAAGATTGGCCTAAACATTTTAGAAAAAGGTTGAGAAGCAATTGCGATTGCTATAGCTAACGATAACTGAACTGTATTATCTGAGTGTGCTTTCGTAAGCGAAAAAACAGCAAAGTTAATTTGTGTTGAATTGAAAGAAAAATGATCTAAAATGATCAAAAAAGAAGATCTAAAAGTTAATGAAGAAAGCAAAAAAATGAACGAATTAAAAGAAACTCTAATTATGTTAGGTTTCAAAAAGAAAGAAATAGACTATGCGTTAAGCAATATAAAAGAAAAAAATAATATTGATAAAATGGTAGAAGAGGGTATTAATTTAATAACTATAAATTATAAAAATGCAAATCAAGGAACTCAGACCAAATAA
- the ruvB gene encoding Holliday junction branch migration DNA helicase RuvB, translating into MQIKELRPNNFEDFIGQKNLKKTLEAMIQSSIKQNALLSHILLYGPPGMGKTTLASIIAQKTNKKIHFIQGANLEKKSDIINVLSVINAGDIVFIDEIHSINKSIIEFLYNAMEDFVFDLIIGVDGNSKVIRMKVKPFTLIGATTKLNDIPQPFKDRFGYIGRLVNYNNEDIFKILFKTANRLKIDIEDKLLNEVAEYSRGTPRIANHLIQRINDFAITMNEGKITLKIIKKALKHLELYKFGLTKEHIIYLNILRDGFDEKPVSLNTISSLLSHEKDDILNEIEPILLYLKLIKKNSRGRQITSEGIDYLIKLNLSY; encoded by the coding sequence ATGCAAATCAAGGAACTCAGACCAAATAATTTTGAAGACTTTATCGGACAAAAGAATTTAAAGAAGACTTTGGAAGCTATGATTCAAAGTTCTATAAAGCAAAACGCTCTTTTATCACATATATTATTATATGGTCCACCAGGAATGGGGAAAACAACTTTAGCTAGTATTATTGCTCAAAAAACAAACAAGAAAATTCACTTCATTCAGGGTGCAAATTTAGAAAAAAAGTCCGATATTATAAATGTTTTATCGGTTATAAATGCTGGCGACATAGTATTTATAGATGAGATACATAGTATAAATAAATCTATTATCGAGTTCTTATATAATGCAATGGAAGATTTCGTTTTCGACCTTATTATAGGTGTAGACGGTAATTCTAAGGTCATTAGAATGAAGGTGAAACCCTTCACGCTGATAGGTGCTACCACAAAATTAAATGATATACCACAACCATTCAAAGATAGATTTGGTTATATTGGAAGATTAGTTAATTATAACAATGAAGATATATTTAAAATTTTATTTAAAACTGCTAATAGATTAAAAATTGATATCGAAGATAAATTGTTGAATGAAGTTGCTGAATATTCGAGAGGAACACCTAGAATTGCTAATCATTTAATCCAAAGAATTAATGATTTCGCAATAACTATGAACGAAGGAAAAATAACATTAAAAATCATAAAAAAAGCCCTAAAACATCTTGAATTATACAAATTTGGTTTAACAAAAGAACACATTATTTACTTAAATATATTAAGAGATGGTTTTGATGAAAAACCAGTTTCATTAAATACTATTTCAAGTTTATTATCACATGAAAAAGATGATATTTTAAATGAAATTGAACCTATTTTACTTTATTTAAAATTAATAAAGAAAAACTCTAGAGGAAGGCAAATAACTTCAGAAGGAATAGATTATTTAATTAAGTTAAATTTGAGCTATTAG
- the secDF gene encoding protein translocase subunit SecDF, whose translation MKYIKKLFTINNWKRFILNITTILIALLTIVFGSVFYIGKNVNKSIEYGGGIEVLIQVKQDGKNANKDLTEEVNKSLFNRLTGGTGLNGVSVYSEGDGKIRITKSGHISEADRIAFEKAIVEKPILTITDSDVKPLFYDGVFKENGSLEDGTVQNWIPPFKANGATYVPNPSTGGSDVSITLDGIDGQKQWSDATSYATSRRDKLLLIWLDIDKLLNIAKNNYPEEWKKSRENLWNFVHVNEELVDKEGKRNQIKTHILDIQKKYLISVAQVNYQINSDKVSISGNFTRDTATELANKINFGLSKYDLSVLSSIYVDANLNSNSFFYAMIAGIIIFSMISIFMIVNYGLLGSLSTIAMALYIFLTLLIFTALRGEYSPATLAALIIGIGISVDANVITYERLKQQVYLGDTLKKSFKNSSRSSLSSIIDANMTTIIVGFILFYFGTKDVRGFSITLVLSTLFTLFSMLVFSKFIATLLVNTGLFDKRLWLLGISKKKIGKVSNFNSKVMQFNYIKQSKWFALSSFAFLLIAVIVFGIFAGINNSFWDGVNRSIEFSGGINITIQGDFEKNTNLNKEQAQEIANSLINSANSLGIVDAKDIVKINGLNSNDNYVVLIRTKQDLTNEFQSIKEFVLNINNDVLVTNYSVSYSEATKLVQNALIATGISFIGIIIYMLIRMNWTFAIAAIIGLAHDFLVVLAFIFITRIQVNTIIVAAMLSILGLSINDTIVTFDKIRETIRVKYHKQFLTKEDIKNIANTSIAEILKRSLYTSFTTMFAVGVLLAFVNATDFSFNIIMLFGIGIGVYSSIFIATWIWTILETKRQQILKRRKETGYWKINNPEEQTFNGINDYV comes from the coding sequence ATGAAGTATATTAAAAAATTATTCACAATTAATAATTGAAAAAGATTTATTTTGAATATAACAACAATACTTATTGCTTTATTAACAATTGTTTTTGGTAGTGTTTTTTACATTGGTAAAAACGTTAATAAATCCATCGAGTATGGTGGTGGTATTGAAGTTTTAATTCAGGTAAAACAAGATGGCAAAAATGCAAACAAAGATTTAACAGAGGAAGTTAACAAATCTTTATTTAATAGACTAACTGGAGGAACTGGTTTAAACGGTGTTTCAGTTTATAGCGAAGGTGACGGTAAAATTAGAATTACAAAAAGTGGTCACATTTCAGAAGCAGATAGAATTGCTTTCGAAAAAGCTATTGTTGAAAAACCTATTTTGACAATTACGGATTCTGATGTTAAACCGTTATTCTATGATGGAGTATTCAAAGAAAATGGTTCATTAGAAGATGGGACTGTGCAAAATTGAATACCTCCTTTTAAGGCAAATGGTGCAACATATGTACCTAATCCAAGTACAGGTGGTAGTGATGTAAGCATCACTTTAGACGGTATTGATGGTCAAAAACAATGATCTGATGCAACAAGTTATGCAACTAGCAGAAGAGATAAATTGTTATTAATTTGATTAGATATTGATAAATTACTAAATATCGCTAAAAATAACTATCCAGAAGAATGAAAGAAATCTAGAGAAAATTTATGAAATTTTGTCCATGTTAATGAAGAGTTAGTTGATAAAGAAGGTAAACGAAATCAAATAAAAACACATATTTTAGATATTCAAAAGAAATATTTAATAAGTGTTGCTCAAGTTAATTACCAAATTAATTCTGATAAAGTAAGTATTAGTGGTAACTTTACTCGTGATACTGCGACTGAACTTGCTAATAAAATTAATTTTGGTTTAAGTAAATATGATTTAAGTGTATTATCAAGTATATATGTAGATGCTAATTTAAACTCTAATTCATTCTTTTATGCAATGATTGCGGGTATTATTATATTCTCAATGATTTCAATATTTATGATTGTAAACTATGGTCTTCTAGGTTCTTTAAGCACTATAGCTATGGCTTTATATATATTCTTAACATTGTTAATTTTCACAGCATTAAGAGGTGAATATTCACCAGCAACATTAGCTGCCCTAATAATAGGAATCGGAATAAGTGTTGATGCTAACGTAATTACTTACGAAAGATTGAAGCAACAAGTTTATTTAGGTGATACGTTAAAAAAATCATTTAAAAATTCATCCAGAAGCTCCTTGAGTTCTATTATAGATGCGAATATGACAACAATAATAGTTGGATTTATATTATTCTATTTTGGAACAAAGGATGTTAGAGGATTTTCAATTACTTTAGTTCTTTCTACTTTATTCACTCTATTTTCAATGCTTGTATTTTCTAAATTTATTGCAACATTACTAGTTAATACAGGACTTTTTGATAAACGTTTATGATTATTAGGAATTTCTAAGAAAAAAATTGGTAAGGTGAGCAATTTTAACTCTAAAGTGATGCAATTTAATTACATTAAACAATCTAAATGATTTGCATTATCATCATTCGCATTCTTACTAATTGCGGTTATAGTATTTGGTATATTCGCAGGTATTAATAATTCTTTCTGAGATGGTGTTAATAGATCTATTGAGTTTAGTGGTGGTATAAATATAACTATACAAGGTGATTTTGAAAAAAATACAAACTTGAATAAAGAACAAGCTCAAGAAATTGCAAATAGTTTAATTAACTCTGCAAATAGCTTAGGGATTGTTGATGCTAAAGATATTGTAAAAATAAACGGTTTAAATTCAAATGATAATTATGTTGTTTTAATTAGAACAAAACAAGACTTGACAAATGAATTCCAATCTATTAAAGAATTTGTTTTAAATATTAATAATGATGTTTTAGTAACAAATTATTCAGTCTCATATTCTGAAGCAACTAAATTGGTTCAAAATGCATTAATAGCAACTGGAATTAGTTTTATTGGAATAATTATTTATATGCTTATAAGAATGAACTGAACTTTTGCTATTGCTGCAATAATTGGTTTAGCTCATGATTTCTTGGTTGTTTTAGCTTTCATATTTATAACAAGAATCCAAGTAAACACAATTATAGTTGCTGCAATGTTATCAATACTTGGGTTAAGTATCAACGATACGATAGTAACATTTGATAAAATTAGAGAAACAATAAGAGTTAAATATCATAAACAATTCTTAACAAAAGAAGATATTAAAAATATAGCTAATACTTCAATAGCAGAAATATTAAAACGTAGTTTATATACTTCTTTCACAACAATGTTTGCTGTAGGTGTTTTATTAGCTTTTGTAAACGCAACAGACTTCTCATTTAATATAATAATGTTATTCGGAATTGGAATAGGGGTTTATTCATCTATCTTTATAGCTACATGAATTTGAACTATTTTAGAAACAAAGAGACAACAAATATTAAAAAGAAGAAAAGAAACAGGATATTGAAAAATTAATAATCCTGAAGAACAAACATTCAACGGAATTAATGATTATGTTTAA
- the rsmG gene encoding 16S rRNA (guanine(527)-N(7))-methyltransferase RsmG: MNSNTKKEEIQKMCIENNWEFSLFEKYVDLIEEKNKVINLTGFSNERLWSEGIWESLLYMIEITKGKNNIKILDVGSGVGFPSIPYALTKPNNEITIYEPLLKRVNFLNEVVETLGLQDIVKVYRRRVEEVNDKNIFDIVTARAVASVKGMLMSSFHLVKLNGELNLLKGKNAHEEIENASDIFNKIKYNLEVTDLLDTKENRDNKIVKITKLRSTPNTFPYPWKVIKNS, encoded by the coding sequence ATGAATTCAAACACAAAAAAAGAAGAAATACAAAAAATGTGTATAGAAAACAACTGAGAGTTTAGTTTGTTTGAAAAATACGTTGATTTAATTGAAGAAAAAAATAAAGTAATAAATTTAACAGGTTTTAGTAATGAAAGACTATGATCTGAAGGTATTTGAGAATCACTTTTATATATGATTGAAATTACTAAAGGAAAGAATAATATAAAAATTTTAGATGTAGGTTCTGGTGTTGGTTTTCCTTCTATACCATACGCACTTACAAAGCCGAATAATGAAATAACAATTTATGAACCATTACTTAAAAGAGTTAACTTTTTAAATGAAGTAGTAGAAACTTTAGGTCTACAAGATATTGTTAAAGTTTATCGTCGCAGAGTTGAAGAAGTAAATGATAAAAATATATTCGATATTGTTACAGCACGTGCTGTGGCAAGTGTTAAAGGTATGTTAATGTCTTCATTCCACTTAGTTAAATTAAATGGAGAATTAAATCTTTTAAAAGGTAAAAATGCACATGAAGAAATCGAAAATGCAAGTGATATATTCAACAAAATAAAATATAATTTAGAAGTTACTGATTTATTAGATACAAAAGAAAACAGAGATAATAAAATTGTTAAAATTACTAAATTAAGAAGTACACCAAATACTTTCCCATATCCATGAAAAGTAATTAAAAACAGTTAG
- a CDS encoding GNAT family N-acetyltransferase, with the protein MIKLKKATEDEKDLILDLLYKDDPIQYLFFISDIEEFGLNSDINETYVSENYNLIIMCFYNNLLIYTKENFSFDASVISEYIKENDIKNVIYSSRVNTILENSMTNSNIKFKVRKEYILKLNNDKFYQINNLDNLESKKIEDEDLENIINSRKRIKEFEGLSAQALDINYLRTSLQKGYYKGFIKYDGQIVISHASVSAQNKNVAMLGGVFTLEEYRKQGHAKDCVLNLTDFLVKNSYSPVLFFDNPHAGSLYYKIGFEDYSTLFVTTID; encoded by the coding sequence ATGATTAAATTAAAAAAAGCAACAGAAGATGAAAAAGACTTAATTTTAGACTTACTATATAAAGACGATCCAATCCAATATTTATTTTTTATATCGGATATAGAAGAATTCGGATTAAACTCAGACATCAACGAAACTTATGTTAGTGAAAATTACAACTTAATAATAATGTGTTTTTACAACAATTTATTAATTTATACAAAAGAAAATTTCAGTTTTGATGCGAGTGTGATTTCAGAATACATAAAAGAAAACGATATTAAAAATGTTATTTATTCTTCACGTGTAAATACTATCTTAGAAAATAGTATGACTAACTCTAATATTAAATTTAAAGTACGTAAAGAGTATATTTTGAAATTAAATAATGATAAGTTTTATCAAATTAACAATTTAGATAATCTTGAGTCTAAGAAGATTGAAGATGAAGATTTAGAAAACATCATTAATTCAAGAAAAAGAATTAAGGAATTCGAAGGATTAAGTGCTCAAGCTCTTGACATTAATTATTTAAGAACATCTCTTCAAAAAGGATATTACAAAGGTTTTATCAAATATGATGGTCAAATAGTTATCTCACACGCTTCTGTTAGTGCTCAAAATAAAAATGTAGCAATGCTCGGTGGTGTTTTCACTCTTGAAGAATACAGGAAACAAGGACATGCTAAAGATTGTGTTTTGAATTTAACTGATTTTTTAGTTAAAAATAGTTATTCACCAGTTTTATTTTTTGATAATCCACACGCCGGCTCATTATATTATAAGATTGGTTTTGAAGATTATTCAACTTTATTTGTTACTACAATTGATTAA
- the dnaE gene encoding DNA polymerase III subunit alpha: MREKIYLHTNTEYSFLSSTIRVQELLKLAKEKEIKYIPLTDKENLFGLQHYWNFQDEYNFKPIIGSEFNVNEGFTIIVLAKNNEGLKLLQKSIYNKSKNDEISIFDFESNDLFIIDHFELGMVGSEKKLDQLPSNFYFNSKTNIEGQKVVYAPTKKVLYKQDNELLPLLNFINPNSDKNLNQYDDYFIENEFEDLDQEVYNQMVQMVERINISKPNSEIKLANFSDNNVELFKKLILGKRYQKLIKEYDKDLVNSRIKYEFNVINKLGFVNYFLIIQDALSFARKQGIEIGPGRGSASGSLISYLLEITSVNPLEFNLLFERFLNVERVSLPDIDIDIQDTRRDELFEYIKNKYGEEYVSFISTFQTLASKNSIRDTARFINQNEVIIPKDQVDKISASISSKFSNLVENYESNKKYRIWADKYPQLHNLASRIEGLPRQVGVHPAGLIISNEPLYNIVPVRKNQQTLQQVEMTLDNLEKYGLIKIDFLGLKNLTFINNIEKNLEPENHFDTILDENVSLFNDKITFDLLNSLNTNGIFQLESPGMKTTIKNVRIDSFDDIYAIISLFRPGPLEYIPVYAKNKNNPYLVEKIHPIYDQIVKPTFGIIVYQEQIMEIVQKISGLSFAQADLLRRAISKKDETQLHSYRKMFFEGGIANKIGFEILNKIYANIEKFANYGFNKSHAVAYALIAYKLAYYKARFPMLFFKVLLSESSGDLDAIKKYSDEAYLCKINIESPSINHSSDEANIYNNSIYLPLLMIKGLGKVAIDKIIYERSVNGPYKNFIETYIRLRHYGLSESNIELLIKSGSMREFNNINTLISWSNVAKTFYSDLALRIKRNNLDDNESNLYLMQFINELNLDSYIKNLPVENNNLKEQKDWEIKLLGNSYNTSYHKIHNKEIDENVACLANVGENQIWLEVELISVKVGFKNERQTTLKISDFSTTVSANGFNSKVRNLINFDTRRKIRVLISKKDNRFYNILNYEEIYGEK, encoded by the coding sequence ATGAGAGAAAAAATATATCTACACACAAATACTGAATATTCCTTTTTAAGTTCTACGATTAGAGTTCAAGAGCTATTAAAATTAGCAAAAGAAAAGGAAATTAAGTATATTCCATTAACAGATAAAGAGAATTTATTTGGATTACAACATTATTGAAACTTTCAAGATGAATATAATTTTAAACCTATAATTGGTTCTGAATTTAATGTTAACGAAGGATTTACAATAATTGTTTTAGCTAAAAATAATGAAGGTCTTAAGTTATTACAAAAATCTATTTATAATAAATCTAAAAATGATGAAATATCTATTTTTGATTTTGAAAGTAACGATTTATTTATTATTGACCATTTTGAACTTGGTATGGTTGGGAGCGAAAAAAAATTAGATCAATTACCAAGTAATTTTTATTTTAATTCTAAAACTAATATCGAAGGTCAAAAAGTAGTTTACGCACCTACTAAAAAAGTTTTGTACAAACAAGATAACGAACTACTTCCGCTTTTAAATTTCATTAATCCAAATAGTGATAAAAACTTGAATCAATATGATGACTATTTTATAGAAAATGAATTTGAAGATTTAGATCAAGAAGTTTATAATCAAATGGTACAAATGGTTGAAAGAATTAACATTTCAAAACCAAATAGCGAAATTAAATTAGCCAATTTTTCAGATAATAATGTTGAATTATTTAAAAAACTTATTCTAGGCAAAAGATACCAAAAACTAATCAAAGAATATGATAAAGATTTAGTAAATAGTAGAATTAAATATGAATTTAATGTAATTAACAAACTTGGTTTTGTTAATTACTTCTTAATAATTCAAGATGCATTGAGTTTTGCTCGTAAACAAGGAATTGAAATAGGTCCAGGCCGTGGTAGTGCTTCCGGTTCTTTAATTTCATATTTACTCGAAATTACTTCTGTAAATCCATTAGAATTTAACTTACTTTTTGAACGTTTCCTTAACGTAGAACGTGTAAGTTTACCCGATATAGATATTGATATACAAGATACAAGACGTGATGAACTTTTTGAATACATAAAAAATAAATATGGTGAAGAGTATGTTTCTTTTATTTCTACATTTCAAACTTTAGCTTCAAAGAACTCTATTCGTGATACAGCTAGATTTATTAATCAAAATGAAGTTATAATACCTAAGGATCAAGTTGATAAAATTTCAGCGTCTATTAGTTCAAAATTTTCTAACCTAGTAGAAAATTATGAAAGTAATAAAAAATATAGAATTTGAGCTGATAAATATCCTCAATTACATAATTTAGCTTCTAGAATAGAAGGGTTACCAAGACAAGTTGGTGTCCATCCGGCAGGACTTATAATATCAAATGAACCTCTATACAATATTGTTCCTGTTCGTAAAAATCAACAAACATTACAACAAGTTGAAATGACACTTGATAATCTTGAAAAATACGGATTAATTAAAATAGATTTTTTAGGTTTAAAAAACCTAACATTTATTAATAACATAGAAAAGAATTTAGAACCGGAAAACCATTTTGACACTATATTGGATGAAAATGTATCGTTATTTAATGACAAAATAACTTTTGATTTATTAAATTCATTAAACACAAATGGTATTTTTCAATTAGAATCACCAGGTATGAAAACTACAATTAAAAATGTTAGAATTGATAGTTTTGATGATATTTATGCTATCATATCTTTATTTAGACCAGGGCCACTTGAATACATACCTGTTTATGCAAAGAACAAAAATAACCCTTATTTAGTAGAAAAAATCCACCCTATTTATGATCAAATCGTTAAGCCTACTTTTGGAATAATTGTTTACCAAGAACAAATTATGGAAATAGTTCAAAAAATATCTGGACTTTCTTTTGCTCAAGCCGATTTACTAAGAAGAGCAATTTCAAAAAAAGACGAAACACAATTACACAGTTATAGAAAAATGTTTTTTGAAGGTGGTATAGCAAACAAAATAGGTTTTGAAATATTAAATAAAATTTATGCCAATATTGAAAAGTTTGCCAATTATGGATTTAATAAATCTCATGCTGTAGCTTATGCTTTAATTGCGTATAAATTAGCTTATTATAAAGCTAGATTTCCTATGTTATTCTTTAAAGTTTTATTAAGTGAAAGTAGTGGTGATTTAGATGCAATTAAAAAATATTCTGATGAAGCATATTTATGTAAAATAAACATCGAATCACCTTCGATTAACCATTCAAGTGATGAAGCTAACATTTATAATAATTCGATTTACTTACCGCTTTTAATGATTAAGGGTCTTGGTAAAGTGGCGATTGATAAAATTATTTATGAGAGAAGTGTTAATGGTCCATACAAGAACTTTATTGAAACATATATTAGATTGAGACATTATGGCCTAAGCGAATCTAATATTGAGCTTTTAATTAAATCTGGTTCAATGAGAGAGTTTAACAACATAAATACCCTTATTTCTTGATCTAATGTTGCTAAAACTTTTTATTCAGATTTAGCTCTTAGAATAAAAAGAAATAATTTAGATGATAATGAAAGTAATTTATACTTAATGCAATTTATAAATGAATTAAATTTAGATTCATATATTAAAAATTTACCTGTAGAAAATAACAATTTAAAAGAGCAAAAAGATTGAGAAATTAAATTATTAGGAAATAGCTATAATACTTCATATCATAAGATTCATAATAAAGAAATTGATGAAAATGTAGCATGTTTGGCTAATGTTGGTGAAAATCAAATTTGATTAGAGGTAGAACTAATTAGTGTTAAAGTTGGATTTAAAAACGAAAGACAAACAACTTTAAAAATAAGTGATTTCTCTACAACTGTTAGTGCTAATGGTTTTAACAGTAAAGTGAGAAATTTAATTAATTTTGACACAAGAAGAAAAATAAGAGTATTGATTTCTAAAAAGGATAATAGATTTTACAATATTTTAAATTACGAGGAGATTTATGGAGAAAAATAA